A section of the Oncorhynchus masou masou isolate Uvic2021 unplaced genomic scaffold, UVic_Omas_1.1 unplaced_scaffold_1792, whole genome shotgun sequence genome encodes:
- the LOC135532261 gene encoding NLR family CARD domain-containing protein 3-like: MHHENIYTFIHTVKRINSYELAVICQRGLKSNLKNKFQCVFEGIAKQGNPTLLNNIYTELYITEGGTGEVNNEHELRQIETTTNKQARPETAIKCNDIFKPLSGQDKLIRTVLTKGVAGIGKTVSVQKFILDWAEGKANQDVQFVFSFPFRELNLMKEKKHTLIELLNHFSMETKESRISNYDKYKVLFIFDGLDECRLPLDFKKNKICCDVTKSSSVDVLLTNLIKGNLLPSALLWITTRPAAANKIPSDCVDQVTEVRGFNDPQKEEYFRKRFSDEELASRILSHIKTSRSLHIMCHIPVFCWISAIVLEHVLKHKRDEMPKTLTEMYTHLVEFHNKQKNEKYLGKEETDPHRQPARTCQSRQPARTCQSHQPARTCQSRQPVRGCQSRQPARGCQSRQPTRGCQSGQPARSCQSRQPVLSYPSVRSCPSVLSCPSVLSCPSVQWGPLVGLPVLGWRRGRPF, encoded by the exons CATGAAAACATATACACATTTATACACACAGTTAAGAGAATAAATTCAT ATGAGCTTGCTGTGATTTGCCAACGTGGACTCAAATCTAATCTAAAGAATAAATTTCAATGTGTATTTGAGGGGATCGCTAAACaaggaaacccaacacttctcaataatatctacacagagctctacatcacagagggtggaacaggagaggtcaataatgaacatgagctgagacagattgagacaacaaCCAATAAACAAGCAAGACCAGAGACTGCAATCAAATGTAACGACATCTTCAAGCCCTTAAGTGGACAAGACAAACTTATCAGAACTGTGTTGACAAAGGGAgtcgctggcattggaaaaacagtctctgtgcagaagttcattctggactgggctgaaggaaaagcaaatcaggatgtccaatttgtattttcattcccttttcgggagctgaatttgatgaaagagAAAAAACACACTTTGATTGAACTTCTCAATCACttctcaatggaaaccaaagAATCAAGAATTTCCAACTACGACAAGTAcaaagttctgttcatctttgatggtctggatgagtgccgACTGCCCCTAGACTTCAAGAAGAACAAGATCTGTTGTGACGTCACAAAGTCATCCTCAGTGGATGTTCTGCTGACAAATCTCATCAAGGGAAATCTGctaccctctgctctcctctggataactacaagacctgcagcagccaataagatcccttcagattgtgttgaccaggtgacagaggtacgagggttcaatgacccacagaaggaggagtacttcaggaagagattcagtgatgaggaaCTGGCCAGCAGAATCCtctcacacataaagacatcaaggagcctacacatcatgtgccacattccagtcttctgttggatATCTGCAATAGTCCTTGAACACGTCCTGAAACATAAGAGAGACGAGATGCCcaagactctgactgagatgtacacacaccttgTGGAGTTTCATAACAAACAGAAGAATGAAAAGTATCTTGGGAAAGAAGAGACCGATCCAcaccgtcagccagccaggacctgccagagccgtcagccagccaggacctgccagagccatcagccagccaggacctgccagagccgccagccagtcaggggctgccagagccgccagccagccaggggctgccagagccgccagccaacCAGGGGCTGCCAGagcggccagccagccaggagctgccagagccgtcagccagtcctgagctacccctcagtccggagctgcccctcagtcctgagctgcccctcagtcctgagctgcccctcagtccagtggggccctttagtagggttgccagtcCTAGGTTGGCGGCGGGGTCGCCCGTTCTAG